The window AGCTGGGCAAAGATAAAGCGGACATTTTTGCAGCCCACTTGCTTGTGTTGAGTGATCCCGAAATGATTGATCCTGTTAAAGACAAAATTGAAAATGAAAAGGTGAATGCGGAGCTCGCCCTTGATGAAGTGGCCTCCATGTTCATTACGATGTTCGAACAGATGGATAACGAGTATATGAAAGAACGTGCAGCGGATATCCGTGATGTGACAAAACGTGTGCAGTCTCATTTGCTAGGTCTGGAAATCTCCAACCCAAGCATGATTTCGGAGGAAGTCATTGTGGTGGCTGAAGATTTGACGCCTTCTGATACGGCGCAATTAAACCGTCAGTATGTCAAAGGATTTACGACCGATATCGGCGGACGGACATCCCATTCGGCCATAATGGCACGTTCAATGGAAATACCTGCAGTAGTTGGAACGAAGACAGCTACAGCTGATATTGAAAAGGATGTCCTCGTTATATTGGACGGACTTGATGGAGATGTCATCATTAATCCTGATGAAGAAACGCTGAAAAACTATGAACAGAAACAGGCTGACTTTGCGGCACAGAAAGAAGAATGGGCCAAGCTTAAGGATCAGTCTTCTGTCACAAAAGACGGCCGCCAGGTCGAGCTTGCCGCAAACATCGGCACGCCGAAAGACGTTCAGGGTGTACTGAACAACGGCGGGGAAGGGATCGGCCTTTATCGGACCGAGTTCATCTATATGGGCCGAAGCGAGCTTCCGACCGAAGAAGAGCAGTTCGATGCATATAAAACGGTTGTCGAGAAAATGGAAGGCAAGCCGGTAGTCATCCGCACGCTTGATATCGGCGGCGACAAAGAACTTCCTTATCTTGATCTGCCGAAGGAACTGAATCCGTTCCTCGGCTACAGGGCAATCCGCCTATGCCTAGATGAGCAGGAAATCTTCCGCACTCAGCTGCGGGCGCTGCTCCGGGCAAGCGCATATGGGAACCTCAAAATCATGTTTCCGATGATTGCCACTCTTGATGAGTTCCGGGAAGCGAAACAAATCCTTCTTGAAGAAAAAGACAAGCTTGCGGCGGAGGGAGTCAACGTTTCAGACAGCATCGAAGTCGGAATGATGGTTGAAATCCCGGCATCTGC is drawn from Bacillus marinisedimentorum and contains these coding sequences:
- the ptsP gene encoding phosphoenolpyruvate--protein phosphotransferase; this encodes MDKKITGIAASSGIAIARAFRLENPEIKIEKKPIASPEEEVKRFMDALDVSKQELEQIKTHAEKELGKDKADIFAAHLLVLSDPEMIDPVKDKIENEKVNAELALDEVASMFITMFEQMDNEYMKERAADIRDVTKRVQSHLLGLEISNPSMISEEVIVVAEDLTPSDTAQLNRQYVKGFTTDIGGRTSHSAIMARSMEIPAVVGTKTATADIEKDVLVILDGLDGDVIINPDEETLKNYEQKQADFAAQKEEWAKLKDQSSVTKDGRQVELAANIGTPKDVQGVLNNGGEGIGLYRTEFIYMGRSELPTEEEQFDAYKTVVEKMEGKPVVIRTLDIGGDKELPYLDLPKELNPFLGYRAIRLCLDEQEIFRTQLRALLRASAYGNLKIMFPMIATLDEFREAKQILLEEKDKLAAEGVNVSDSIEVGMMVEIPASAVLADQFAKEVDFFSIGTNDLIQYTMAADRMNEQVSYLYQPYNPSILRLVKMVIDAAHKEGKWAGMCGEMAGDTLAIPLLLGMGLDEFSMSATSILPARTQISKMTKKEAEELAEKALGMSTASEVVELVQKAFDL